A region of the Clostridium sp. AN503 genome:
TATAACAATGAAATGTGACTAAATTGTGATGGAATTATAATATAACTGTGAATTGCACAGCTTCAAAAATCACTGTCCCGGTCACTGCCCCGGCGCTGCCACTGTGCCGGTCGCCCCTGGCGTCGGATTCACTGCGCTCTGTCCGCCTGGCCCCTGCTGTCCCACGGTCTCCGCACCGTTCCCGCCCGGGAACTGCGGAACATCCGCTGCCGTAGTCCCGCTTCCTGGACCAGTCGCCGCCGTCGGTGCTGTGGAAGTACCCGGCGCTCCCGTGATACCGCCGCCCGGACGGTTGTCGGAACCGGAGGTTGGCTCTGTAGTCCCACCCGGTCTCAAACCGGAGCCGGAGGTTGGCTCTGTAGCCCCGCCCGGCCTCTGACCGGAGCCGGAGGTCGGTTCTGTGGTTCCACCCGGCCTCTGGCCAGAACCGGTAGTTGGCTCTGTGACCGTCCCTGGACGATCAGATGTGGTGGGATAATCTGCGGTTCCATTGTGTCCTGCAGACTCTCCCGGTCTCGTGGAAGGAAGGCCGTCTGCTCCGGTCGGACGTGTCGCACTGCTCTCCGTCGGGTCTCCTGGACGTCCGGTATGACTCTCCGTCTCGATCGGATTCCCATACTCATCTGTTTGCACGACAGTCGTAGGACGGGTGGGAACCGTACTCTTCGTCGTATCCTCCAAACGGAAACCGTCCTCGTCGGTCTCTATCTCAATATAATCGCCGTCCTCATCCGTTTCCAGCTTCACTTTCCGTTTTACCTTCTTGCCATCTGCATCAGTCTCATAGATATACTGATAGCCTTCGTCATCGTTGGATTTCTTTGTGGCCTCGGTCTCTGCCGCCTTGGTCTTCGGAGGCTGGATCACGCCGCCGCTGGTGCCGACTTTGTCTATTACCTGCCCTTCTTTATATACCCCTGTATCCGAGGATATTTTTGCACTCAGACTCTTTACGGTCTCGGACGGCACATACTCCGAATCTCCAAACAGGAATTCATGAAGCCGGATCACATTGCTCTCCAGCGTCGCCGGTACCACGACAGCACCCTTTTTGCCCATATTGGCATCCCCGCGCTGGTTGGGGAAGCCGGTGGTCTCTCCCAGATAAAACTTGTTGATATTCCTTGCATTGTTGACCAGGTCGTCCACCCAAAGGCTCGTATAAACATTGGGGAATACCGTACCGATCAGCGTATACAGCGTCTGGAAATCTGCTTTCTGCGCCTTCTCAAAGGCCAGGGCAATGATCTTCCTCTGGCGTTCCGTACGCGCATAGTCCGTATCCATCAGACGCAAACGCCCGTAAGCCACCGCCTGGACGCCATCCAAATGGTTCATCCCCGCATGGGTAAGCTGATGG
Encoded here:
- a CDS encoding LCP family protein: MSHDYDDDFERGTERRSRRNPRLRETESGAYQTGGGRPAPGQDRTSAAGRSEREDGGNRRRQPYGNPGDELDILGDPSVRPVRPQSAGRQESYRDASGMAGGRPGVSGQNRSRQSASGQAGSRQGGPRQAGDRRNASRQTAASGGGLPPRMEAQIARKKKRRRMIAMIIAECFALVFIFGYGFVARTMAKLQRPEDIKIEELKSNDIAESAVETMKGYWTIAIFGVDARDNAIRKSTNADVNMICNINLDTGEIKLVSVYRDSYLSLSENGPLNKINQAYFLGGAEQAVEALNRNLDLKINDFVTFNWKGVAQAIDILGGVDVELSKAEFYYINSFITETVKATGIGSHQLTHAGMNHLDGVQAVAYGRLRLMDTDYARTERQRKIIALAFEKAQKADFQTLYTLIGTVFPNVYTSLWVDDLVNNARNINKFYLGETTGFPNQRGDANMGKKGAVVVPATLESNVIRLHEFLFGDSEYVPSETVKSLSAKISSDTGVYKEGQVIDKVGTSGGVIQPPKTKAAETEATKKSNDDEGYQYIYETDADGKKVKRKVKLETDEDGDYIEIETDEDGFRLEDTTKSTVPTRPTTVVQTDEYGNPIETESHTGRPGDPTESSATRPTGADGLPSTRPGESAGHNGTADYPTTSDRPGTVTEPTTGSGQRPGGTTEPTSGSGQRPGGATEPTSGSGLRPGGTTEPTSGSDNRPGGGITGAPGTSTAPTAATGPGSGTTAADVPQFPGGNGAETVGQQGPGGQSAVNPTPGATGTVAAPGQ